The segment AAATTTGCGCTTTTTGCTGAGGGGGTTTAAATGCGGCGGGATTGTTCGGGTCCGAAGCGGGGGCCGCGGACGTTGCCTTCTTGTCGGCCTCTTGAACCAGGCCATTTAGAGTGTCGGCAATCTTTTTGGCTTCGCCGTGGCGAACATAGTAAACGTACACGCCGCCAGATTCTGATGGATCTAAAGGGTAATCCAATTGAGCCACGAGTTTTACGATACGCTCGATACCTTGGCTGTTCCCCACGACGATGATGGAGTTGGTGCGTTCATCTGGAGAAACTAAAGACAAGGATTCGTCTTTTTCCTTTTCGCCAAAACGAGAGGCGGGGCGGAACGTGTTTTGATTTTTATTTTCGCCTTTGTTGATGATCTTGGTGATCAGTTCGGCGATATCTTTGGCCTTGGCATTTTTAATATTGATCACTTTGAGCTGCTCTTCGAAACCGGGTTTGTCGAGCTCTTCAAGAACGCGCATGATGCGCTCAATGTTCGATCCGAGGTCGGTGATGATCAAAGAGTTTGTTTTTTCGTACGCCGCCATCTGCCCTTGCTTTGATTTGATGACGTTTTGGAAGGTTTTTTGAACGTCCTCGGCGCTGATGAATTTTAAACGAATGATGCGTGTGATGAGCTGATCGCCATTCGGATAGTAAGCACCCGCATAGGTTTCAATGGAATCACTCTTGGCATCATCAATTTTACGGATTTTTAAAAACTTGCCGGAAGGAACGACGGTCATCCCGTTCATGGAGAGAGCCGAAAGGAAGGCTTCCCACGCCTCCGCCACGGTGATTTTGCGAGGAGCAATGATCGTAATTTTTCCGGAAAGGTTCTGTTCAAAAATAAAGTTTTTCCCAGTGAGGCGGGCCATCGCATTGACGACGTCAGAGATGGGCGCATCTTTGTAATCGAAGCTCTCAACGATATCCGGAAAGTTTTTATTGGTAATATCCTCGGGCTGAGCATCCGAAAGAGGAATCTTGCCAGATCCTGTGATCGGCGTGATTGAACCTGATCCTGAGGAAGATGAGGACGAGAAGTTGGAGCTTGTTCCTCCGCCGAAAGTAGAACCGGAAGAGGGTTCGCTGCTGCGAGATGGAGCTCCAAATCGACCACCACCAAAACGAGGCGCAGGACGAAAGCGACTGGGCTCAGAGGATCCTGAGGAGGGCTCGGGCGGCGCCGTTATTTCGTTGTCCAAATTTTGCGTGGGAGGAGGAAGCTCTTCGCTCTCCTCGAGCAGCTCGCTGTCAAAGTCCTCATCTTGCGCAAACGTGTGCGATGGTGCTGACAAGTTGATGGTCACAGCAGCTAATGCTAATAGCAGAAAATTTTTCATCGGAATCCTTCCTCGTCGTAACTTCGTCCTTGAGATATCGGTGTGTGAACCTAAACCAGAAAGACATTGGTTTGAGCGAAAACGGACTCGGCAAGGCGCGAGGACGAAGCGCTAGCAACGCGCTATCGAGAGGACGAGTAACGCAGTCCGAGTGCGTTTGCAGCCAAAGCAATGTCTTTCTGGTTTAAGTTCACACACCTATATTAAAACTTAAAAGAATTAATAGCTTAAGCACGAAGTGTAGGAAGGTCGTGTGGAGCGGGGCAAAGGTCGAGTCGGAGCTCGCTTGCGCCTAACAGTTGGGTGAGCCGTCTGGCCCAACAGCGAGGTCAGGGGGAGACAACACGCATCGGGGTTGCGATAATTTCTACAAGCACTCATTGTTAAGTCAGTAGGGAAACATGGCGTTTGATTTTTCTAAGATTACCAAAAGATTTACGGGTGGGGATCGTCCCCCTTTCGAAAAATATTATTTTACGATTCTGATTCTTTTTGTGGCGTATCTTGTCGCCGATGTTTCTACCCTTTATGTGCGTCAGTATTTACTTCCGCAAAATCCACCCCCGCGAAAGATAGCACCTCCGGATCAGATGCAACGCAATTACACGTTCACCGAAATCATTCCGCAAAATATTTTTAATGCCGATAAAAAAATCCCTCCTTCTTTGGGTGAAGTCGAAGGTGGTGGCGGCCCCGCCGATGGGGCACCTCGTTTGTCTCAGCTTCCACTGGAACTTTTAGGAACCATCGTGCACGCGGACCCTACGCGATCTTTGGCCACGATCGTTCTCAAAGGGCAAAATAAAGTGGAGCCATTTAGGGTGGCCGAGAAGATCATGGACCTTGCGGAGATCAAAGAGATTCAACGCGAAAAAATTATTTTTAGAAATCTCCGCACTCAGATTCTTGAGTATATTGAAGTCCCCAAAGATGAGCGGATCGTGATCAATACGCAGCGAGGAGCAAGTCTGCCCGGCCCAGCTCCTAAGACCACGGCGGATCAAACCGACTTTACATTTCCACGAGCCGAAATCGACAAAAAGTTAGAAAATCTCCAAGAGCTGCTTCAAGCCGCCCGAGTGGTTCCCGAAATCGGTCCTGACTCCCGAGTGGTGGGTTACCGAATGGTCGAGCTTCAACCCGGTAGTATGTTTGGAAAAATGGGAATGAAGCTGGGGGATGTCATCGAAGAAGTGAATGGCGTCGCCGTCACCAATGCTCAACAGGCTTTGGAACTTTACCAAACCATGAAGAGCGAGAATAATTTTAAAGTAAAGATCAGGCGGAATGGGACGTCGGTCGACATGAACTACACGCTTCAATAAGTTGAGCCCTCGCTTTTCCTGATTCTGAAATTCATCGAAAAATAATTAAAGACCTTTTGAGAGACGCGGGCTCCTGCCCTCGCCCGTTTTTTCGGGCAGGAGTCCCGAAAATCGCTT is part of the Bdellovibrionales bacterium genome and harbors:
- the gspD gene encoding type II secretion system secretin GspD; translated protein: MKNFLLLALAAVTINLSAPSHTFAQDEDFDSELLEESEELPPPTQNLDNEITAPPEPSSGSSEPSRFRPAPRFGGGRFGAPSRSSEPSSGSTFGGGTSSNFSSSSSSGSGSITPITGSGKIPLSDAQPEDITNKNFPDIVESFDYKDAPISDVVNAMARLTGKNFIFEQNLSGKITIIAPRKITVAEAWEAFLSALSMNGMTVVPSGKFLKIRKIDDAKSDSIETYAGAYYPNGDQLITRIIRLKFISAEDVQKTFQNVIKSKQGQMAAYEKTNSLIITDLGSNIERIMRVLEELDKPGFEEQLKVINIKNAKAKDIAELITKIINKGENKNQNTFRPASRFGEKEKDESLSLVSPDERTNSIIVVGNSQGIERIVKLVAQLDYPLDPSESGGVYVYYVRHGEAKKIADTLNGLVQEADKKATSAAPASDPNNPAAFKPPQQKAQIFGGDIVIKADENTNSMIITANKQDYQTFLSLMGKIDIPKDQVFIEAYIVEMKSNRNFNWGVGGLKFIGGSPDAAQSDNGIARAGFNFADFGKVQDITSKGAILGFGDKNKKVSINIGGKNILVPNLLAFIQFIQSNTDSNILSTPKLLAMDNEEAFIEVGDEIPVGLTTNQGVGGAQAFTPTFKDATTSLKLTPYISPDSDVLRLNIEQKVNDISTRPILAKNLADQSQGITKRTLKTNLTLSSGDAAVLGGLVTDSDSLTEEKIPFLGDIPVLGWLFKSRTVSRQKGNLLVFLSPKIIRNSADHKKMLNLALNQRVDWVKKSANGRDPFGEALAGLTKYADSADEFKLEDQKIDSDPTESEALDIETE